A genomic segment from Comamonas terrigena NBRC 13299 encodes:
- a CDS encoding LysE family transporter, with amino-acid sequence MHHFASLLLIAGIYLAVLASPGPNFFILSQMALDGRARAARCVVLGLTTGSVAWVLLSIAGVATVLARHPQLGTALRVLGAAYLVWYGLKLLRSAWKVPAVNAAPSTALGGQSAWAAYRTGLLTGLTNPKGAAFWTSAFAAIFPDAAPLWFYGATVLLVALMSLGWHLGITLVFGIPALRSGYLRIERAINGLSGAALVLLGLQRMVAR; translated from the coding sequence GTGCACCACTTTGCCTCCCTGTTGCTGATCGCCGGTATTTACCTGGCCGTGCTGGCCAGCCCCGGACCCAATTTCTTCATCCTCAGCCAGATGGCGCTGGATGGCCGCGCCCGCGCCGCGCGCTGTGTGGTGCTGGGGTTGACGACGGGGTCGGTCGCCTGGGTGCTGCTGTCGATTGCGGGTGTGGCCACCGTGCTGGCCCGGCACCCGCAACTGGGCACGGCATTGCGCGTGCTGGGGGCGGCCTACCTGGTCTGGTACGGACTCAAGCTGTTGCGCTCTGCCTGGAAAGTGCCTGCGGTCAACGCAGCACCGTCCACGGCGCTGGGGGGGCAGTCGGCCTGGGCGGCGTACCGCACCGGCTTGCTGACCGGCCTCACCAACCCCAAGGGCGCGGCTTTCTGGACCAGTGCGTTTGCTGCCATCTTTCCGGATGCGGCGCCGCTGTGGTTCTATGGCGCCACGGTGCTGCTGGTGGCGCTGATGTCGCTGGGCTGGCATCTGGGCATCACGCTGGTGTTCGGCATTCCGGCCCTGCGCAGCGGCTATCTGCGCATCGAGCGGGCCATCAACGGCCTGTCCGGCGCCGCCCTGGTGCTGTTGGGACTGCAGCGCATGGTGGCGCGCTGA
- a CDS encoding Lrp/AsnC family transcriptional regulator — MPTPSTLSLDDFDLAILALLQRDNTVAQRDIAQTVHLSAAAVQRRIRRLRDSGVIRAETAVLDASRLGRPLTLLVEVHVHDEHPLRTAGLRQRIQDEATVQQCYAITGEADYLLVITAATMADFEAITTRLFGGDENVRRFRTSVALNCLKVGLQVPLPGGPLQA, encoded by the coding sequence ATGCCCACGCCTTCCACGCTGTCCCTGGACGATTTCGACCTGGCCATCCTGGCCCTGCTGCAGCGCGACAACACCGTGGCGCAGCGTGACATTGCGCAGACCGTGCACCTGTCGGCCGCTGCCGTGCAGCGCCGCATCCGCCGGCTGCGGGACAGCGGCGTGATCCGCGCGGAAACCGCCGTGCTGGACGCCTCCCGCCTGGGCCGCCCGCTGACCCTGCTGGTGGAAGTGCATGTGCACGACGAACACCCGCTGCGCACCGCTGGCCTGCGCCAGCGCATCCAGGACGAAGCCACCGTGCAGCAGTGCTATGCCATCACCGGGGAAGCAGACTATCTGCTGGTCATCACCGCCGCCACCATGGCGGATTTCGAAGCCATCACCACCCGGCTGTTCGGCGGGGACGAGAATGTGCGGCGCTTTCGCACCTCGGTGGCGCTGAACTGCCTGAAAGTGGGCCTGCAGGTGCCGCTGCCCGGGGGCCCGCTGCAGGCATAG
- a CDS encoding EamA family transporter translates to MSNVRNARWLPWLAIFGSVVFLGLGTSWAKHTLFPAVGAQGTTAVRVGFSALILWLLCRPWRLPLSPADRRAVLLYGAALGVMNLSFYMALRTLPFGVAVAIEFSGPLAVAVWASRRALDMVWVLLAMAGLALLLPLGHAVSSLDPVGVLWSVLAAVCWASYILFGKRIGHLPVGHSVSLGLAMAALVVIPVGVAHAGSALLAPSVLLVGLGVAAVSSAVPLSLEMVALQRLPPQAFGIMISMEPAVAAMLALLLLDEQLSAVQWLAIGLIVLASMGSALAVRRSEPAPRAAQLPAEA, encoded by the coding sequence ATGTCGAATGTACGCAATGCACGCTGGCTGCCGTGGCTGGCCATCTTCGGTTCCGTGGTGTTTCTGGGGCTGGGTACGTCCTGGGCCAAGCACACGCTGTTTCCTGCCGTCGGGGCCCAGGGGACGACGGCGGTGCGGGTGGGCTTTTCTGCGCTGATCCTGTGGCTGCTGTGCCGGCCCTGGCGGTTGCCGCTGTCGCCGGCGGACCGGCGGGCCGTGCTGCTCTACGGGGCGGCACTGGGGGTCATGAACCTGTCTTTCTACATGGCGCTGCGCACGCTGCCGTTCGGCGTGGCGGTGGCGATCGAATTTTCCGGGCCGCTGGCGGTGGCGGTGTGGGCGTCGCGCCGGGCGCTGGACATGGTCTGGGTGCTGCTGGCCATGGCAGGCCTGGCCCTGCTGCTGCCGCTGGGCCATGCGGTCAGCAGCCTGGATCCGGTGGGCGTGCTGTGGTCGGTGCTGGCGGCGGTGTGCTGGGCCAGCTATATCCTGTTCGGCAAGCGCATAGGGCATCTGCCGGTGGGGCATTCGGTGTCGCTGGGGCTGGCCATGGCGGCGCTGGTGGTGATTCCGGTGGGCGTGGCCCATGCGGGCAGTGCGCTGCTGGCGCCTTCGGTGCTGCTGGTGGGGCTGGGCGTGGCGGCGGTGTCGAGTGCGGTGCCGCTGTCGCTGGAGATGGTGGCCCTGCAGCGCCTGCCGCCCCAGGCCTTCGGCATCATGATCAGCATGGAGCCGGCGGTAGCCGCCATGCTGGCCTTGCTGCTGCTGGACGAACAGCTGAGTGCCGTGCAGTGGCTGGCGATCGGCCTGATCGTGCTGGCATCCATGGGCAGCGCGTTGGCGGTGCGGAGGTCGGAGCCGGCCCCCAGGGCGGCACAGTTGCCGGCCGAGGCCTGA